In Gemmatimonadota bacterium, the genomic window GTCAGCATGAACCAGTCGCGGTTGTTGTCGTGGCCGATGTAGTGGTGATAGAGCTCGGGCACGCGTGACATCTCGAACTCGGTTCCCACGTTCGACATGTACCAGTCCGCGACGATGTCGAGGCCGTCCGGATTCATGTTCGCCATCAAGAGGAGGATCGTGTTCTCGCGGATATCCTGCGTCTCGGGCGACTCATCGGTCACGAAATAGTGCGCCATCTCCGGCATCACCTGTCCGTGCGCGACCTCCGTGGCGTGCAGTCCGCCGTCGATCCATACGATCGCCTTCCCCTCCTGCGCCAGCGCGCGGGCCTCGTCCTCCGGCAGGATCGTCCCGTACCCCCCATCGGGATCGCGCGCGTAGGCGAGCGTGCGGGTGATCTCCTTGTAGCGATCCATGCGAGCGAGGTTGGCCGGCGTGGAGATCGCAGCAAGGTAGAGCGGCTCACCGCGGGTGCTCTCCCCGATCTGCTCGAGCACCATCCGGTCGGTAGACGCGGCGAGGGCCACGAAGTACTCGGCGATCGGCCCGTAGTTGGCGAGCTTGAAATCCTCGCCAGGCGCAAAGCCGATGATGTCTGCGGGCTCGGGCACACCTGAATCGGCGGGCGCGCAGGCCTGTGCCAACAGTGCTACGACGCACAGTCCTGCCCGCATGAATCGACCTGAGAATGGCTTTGAACGGGACATGATGTTCTCTCCTGGTTCGCCCTATTGCCGTACGTACTTCATCAGCGCCTGCGGGGGGATTCTCGGGTGGACGCTGGCGCCGAACACGTTGCCCTGGCCATCCACGGCGACCCCCGCCACCCCACTCGTGCCGGTCGGCGTCGCCTGGGAGTCCGGGATGAAGTACATCACCGTGCCGTCTCGGGCGCTCCCGATCCGGATCCCCTTTTCCCAGCCCGCGGTGGAGTCGCTCGACCCCGAGGAAGCTGCGTAAAGCAGGTCATTGTGGTCGATGTAGATCCCGCTCGCCCGGCCGAACTGCGTCCACGCGTCGAGGAACCGTCCCTCCTGGTCGAAGATCTGGATGCGGGCGTTCCCGTGGTCGGCGACGAACAGGCGTCCCCGGGCGTCGAGCGCCAGGCCGTGCGGTGTTCGGAGCTCGCCCGGTCCCGAGCCCACCGCGCCCCAGGCGGTGACGAACGTGCCGTCTTTCGCGTATTTCACGATGCGCGCGATCGTGCTCGGTGGGGCATCCGCGTCCTGGCCACCGGCGCCGTCGGTGACGAAGATGTCGCCGTTCGGCGCTGTCACGACGTCGGACGGGCCGTTGAGGAGCGCACCGGTGCCGTCCCCAGCCACGCCCGGTGTCCCGAGCGTGAGCAGCAGCCGTCCCGTCGGACTGAACTTGTAGACCGCGTGCCCCTTGCCGTCTCGGTCCGGGTCCTTCCC contains:
- a CDS encoding SMP-30/gluconolactonase/LRE family protein, whose protein sequence is MAVPGRRRVTLALSLVAAAALPSGTVSSQGHTQPADDLSNPYRPVENHFKLAEGRWWGSTSAVDIDIDGRSIWVAERCAANSCAGSKLNPVLKFDASGRLRRRFGEGMFIFPHGIHVDREGNVWVTDAQGPDGKDPDRDGKGHAVYKFSPTGRLLLTLGTPGVAGDGTGALLNGPSDVVTAPNGDIFVTDGAGGQDADAPPSTIARIVKYAKDGTFVTAWGAVGSGPGELRTPHGLALDARGRLFVADHGNARIQIFDQEGRFLDAWTQFGRASGIYIDHNDLLYAASSGSSDSTAGWEKGIRIGSARDGTVMYFIPDSQATPTGTSGVAGVAVDGQGNVFGASVHPRIPPQALMKYVRQ